From one Aquila chrysaetos chrysaetos chromosome 7, bAquChr1.4, whole genome shotgun sequence genomic stretch:
- the MORC3 gene encoding MORC family CW-type zinc finger protein 3 isoform X1, which translates to MAAKTQGGIRLSALCPKFLHTNSTSHTWPFSAIAELIDNAYDPDVSAKQIWIDKTVINNNICLTFTDNGNGMNSEKLHKMLSFGFSEKSVMNGRVPVGLYGNGFKSGSMRLGKDAIVFTKNGETMSVGLLSQTFLEVTKAEHVMVPIVTFNNERQISDPTESKNSLKAILTHSLFSTEEKLLAELDAVIGKKGTRIIIWNLRRDKNEKTEFDFDKDKYDIRIPEDLDETGKRGYKKQERLDQIVPESDYSLRAYCSILYLKPTMQIILRGQKVKTQLVSKSLAFIERDIYRPKFLNAKTVRITFGFNCRNKDHYGIMMYHKNRLIKAYERVGCQLKANNMGVGVVGIIECNFLKPTHNKQDFDYTNEYRLTIAALGEKLNDYWNEMKTKKNEEYPLALPVEEIQKQPDQTWVQCDACLKWRKLPDGIEHLPEKWYCSLNPDPQFRNCNVPEEPEDDDLIHPTYEKTYKKKDREKLKKRLEYSHQINNEMFLKTPVTSSKDFKTFSAMSGKEAVPRSLLPETSNASVKRPLLLLNRSVSSPHSDSDNSLKRKTSSCMTPVSLKTPRLNDKTFNNHDDDDDDDDEDVIILEESSTPKPSADSDVPVVKTECINLDQEEKQIENYDVREPCSAATSESKSEQLTSSTQTELPNIVVKKEEVEDDTDIQVPRTEMETKQHNVNDVSETSVDFGNELKNHLQLLNKEKEMYQNKCEVLTKQVEMLEQRILEMNNKYVKKEMCHQSTETISSSEEEKVHERKLAEVTILYEQALEEIAKLKEQCSTLQNLKTECSKCADGENKSEVEEIAVQLDDVFRQLDKCSIERDRYKSEIELLEVEKNQISCQCEELKAEIAQLKASIPQAVARANDSTTSNVEDSVNFSDGESLKLRSLRVNVGQLLATIMPDLDLQQVNYDIDVVDEILGQVVEQMHEISST; encoded by the exons CTTTGTCCAAAGTTCTTGCATACCAACTCGACCAGTCACACCTGGCCTTTCAGTGCAATTGCAGAACTTATAG atAATGCTTATGATCCAGATGTGAGCGCTAAACAGATATGGATAGACAAAACGGTGATAAACAACAATATTTGCTTGACGTTCACTGATAATGGAAATGGTATGAACTCAGAGAAGCTACACAAAATGCTAAG ctttggcttcagtgagaaaTCTGTGATGAATGGCCGTGTTCCAGTGGGACTGTATGGAAATGGGTTTAAATCAGGGTCCATGCGCCTGGGAAAAGATGCAATAGTCTTCACCAAGAATGGAGAAACCATGAGTGTGGGCCTGTTATCTCAGACTTTCCTTGAAGTCACAAAAGCAGAACATGTCATGGTTCCTATAGTGACATTCAACAACGAAC GACAGATCAGTGATCCAACAGAATCCAAAAACAGCCTCAAAGCCATCTTAAcacattctttattttctactgaGGAGAAATTACTGGCAGAGCTAGATGCTGTAatagggaaaaaaggaacaagaattATCATTTGGAATCTTAGAAG agataaaaatgaaaaaacagagtttGACTTTGACAAGGATAAATACGACATCAGAATTCCAGAAGACTTAGATGAAACAGGCAAAAGAGGATACAAAAAACAAGAGAGACTGGACCAGATTGTTCCAGAAAGTGACTACTCACTGCGA GCTTATTGCAGTATTTTGTATCTGAAGCCAACAATGCAGATCATTCTGCGAGGACAGAAAGTGAAAACACAGCTGGTTTCGAAAAGCCTTGCCTTCATTGAACGTGATATATATAGACCAAAATTTCTGAAT GCTAAAACAGTAAGAATTACTTTTGGATTtaactgcagaaacaaagatCATTATGGAATAATGATGTACCATAAAAACAGACTCATCAAAGCTTATGAAAGAGTTGGCTGTCAGTTAAAG GCAAACAACATGGGTGTTGGTGTAGTTGGGATTATTGAATGCAACTTCCTAAAACCAACTCATAATAAACAAGATTTTGACTACACAAATGAATACag actTACAATAGCAGCATTAGGAGAAAAGCTTAATGATTActggaatgaaatgaaaacaaagaaaaatgaagaatatccATTAGCTTTGCCAGTTGAGGAGATACA AAAACAGCCTGATCAGACATGGGTACAGTGTGATGCATGTCTGAAATGGCGGAAGCTGCCAGATGGAATAGAGCACTTGCCAGAAAAGTGGTACTGCTCACTGAACCCTGACCCACAATTCCG GAATTGTAATGTGCCAGAAGAACCAGAAGATGATGACTTAATACATCCTACATATGAGAAGACTTACAAGAAAAA agacagggaaaaactgaagaagCGACTAGAGTACAGCCACCAG ATcaataatgaaatgtttttaaaaacacctgtGACTTCAAGTAAAGACTTCAAAACATTCTCAGCCATGAGTGGAAAGGAAGCTGTTCCAAGATCACTTTTACCAGAAACATCAAATGCTTCTGTCAAAAGACCTCTGCTTCTTTTAAATAGATCAGTATCTTCACCtcattctgattctgataacAG TCTTAAACGGAAGACATCTAGTTGCATGACACCTGTGTCTTTAAAGACACCTCGATTAAATGACAAAACATTCAACAAccatgatgatgatgatgatgatgatgatgaagatgtCATTATTTTAGAGGAGAGCAGTACTCCAAAGCCTTCAGCAGATTCTGATGTTCCTGTAGTAAAAACTGAATGTATTAATCTGGATCAAGAGGAGAAGCAGATAGAAAACTATGATGTCAGGGAACCTTGCAGCGCAGCTACTTCAGAATCAAAAAGTGAACAGTTGACATCATCAACACAGACAGAGCTCCCAAACATAGTTGTTAAAAAGGAAGAGGTGGAAGATGACACCGATATTCAAGTTCCCAGGACAGAGATGGAAACTAAACAGCACAATGTTAATGATGTTTCCGAGACATCTGTAGATTTtggaaatgaactgaaaaatcatCTGCaattattaaacaaagaaaaagaaatgtaccAAAACAAATGTGAAGTATTAACCAAACAAGTAGAAATGCTGGAACAGAGGATTTTAGAAATGAATAATAAGTAcgtaaaaaaagaaatgtgccaTCAGTCAACTGAGACAATTTCTtcatctgaagaagaaaaggttcATGAAAGAAAGTTGGCAGAAGTGACAATTCTCTATGAACAGGCCTTAGAAGAAATAGCAAAACTAAAGGAACAGTGCAGTACCCTGCAGAACTTAAAAACTGAATGCAGCAAGTGTGCTGACGGTGAAAATAAGAGTGAGGTAGAGGAAATTGCTGTGCAACTGGATGATGTTTTCAGGCAACTGGACAAGTGCAGCATTGAGAGAGACAGATATAAAAGCGAG ATTGAACTActagaagtggaaaaaaatcagatttcctgTCAATGTGAAGAACTCAAAGCAGAAATCGCACAGTTAAAAGCTTCGATTCCACAAGCAGTAGCACGTGCAAATGATTCTACCACAAGTAATGTAGAAGACTCTGTAAATTTTTCTGATGGAGAAAG
- the MORC3 gene encoding MORC family CW-type zinc finger protein 3 isoform X2 yields the protein MAAKTQGGIRLSALCPKFLHTNSTSHTWPFSAIAELIDNAYDPDVSAKQIWIDKTVINNNICLTFTDNGNGMNSEKLHKMLSFGFSEKSVMNGRVPVGLYGNGFKSGSMRLGKDAIVFTKNGETMSVGLLSQTFLEVTKAEHVMVPIVTFNNERQISDPTESKNSLKAILTHSLFSTEEKLLAELDAVIGKKGTRIIIWNLRRDKNEKTEFDFDKDKYDIRIPEDLDETGKRGYKKQERLDQIVPESDYSLRAYCSILYLKPTMQIILRGQKVKTQLVSKSLAFIERDIYRPKFLNAKTVRITFGFNCRNKDHYGIMMYHKNRLIKAYERVGCQLKANNMGVGVVGIIECNFLKPTHNKQDFDYTNEYRLTIAALGEKLNDYWNEMKTKKNEEYPLALPVEEIQKQPDQTWVQCDACLKWRKLPDGIEHLPEKWYCSLNPDPQFRNCNVPEEPEDDDLIHPTYEKTYKKKDREKLKKRLEYSHQINNEMFLKTPVTSSKDFKTFSAMSGKEAVPRSLLPETSNASVKRPLLLLNRSVSSPHSDSDNSLKRKTSSCMTPVSLKTPRLNDKTFNNHDDDDDDDDEDVIILEESSTPKPSADSDVPVVKTECINLDQEEKQIENYDVREPCSAATSESKSEQLTSSTQTELPNIVVKKEEVEDDTDIQVPRTEMETKQHNVNDVSETSVDFGNELKNHLQLLNKEKEMYQNKCEVLTKQVEMLEQRILEMNNKYVKKEMCHQSTETISSSEEEKVHERKLAEVTILYEQALEEIAKLKEQCSTLQNLKTECSKCADGENKSEVEEIAVQLDDVFRQLDKCSIERDRYKSEIELLEVEKNQISCQCEELKAEIAQLKASIPQAVARANDSTTSNVEDSVNFSDGESLKLRSLRVNVGQLLATIMPDLDLQQFCSINNSMGYV from the exons CTTTGTCCAAAGTTCTTGCATACCAACTCGACCAGTCACACCTGGCCTTTCAGTGCAATTGCAGAACTTATAG atAATGCTTATGATCCAGATGTGAGCGCTAAACAGATATGGATAGACAAAACGGTGATAAACAACAATATTTGCTTGACGTTCACTGATAATGGAAATGGTATGAACTCAGAGAAGCTACACAAAATGCTAAG ctttggcttcagtgagaaaTCTGTGATGAATGGCCGTGTTCCAGTGGGACTGTATGGAAATGGGTTTAAATCAGGGTCCATGCGCCTGGGAAAAGATGCAATAGTCTTCACCAAGAATGGAGAAACCATGAGTGTGGGCCTGTTATCTCAGACTTTCCTTGAAGTCACAAAAGCAGAACATGTCATGGTTCCTATAGTGACATTCAACAACGAAC GACAGATCAGTGATCCAACAGAATCCAAAAACAGCCTCAAAGCCATCTTAAcacattctttattttctactgaGGAGAAATTACTGGCAGAGCTAGATGCTGTAatagggaaaaaaggaacaagaattATCATTTGGAATCTTAGAAG agataaaaatgaaaaaacagagtttGACTTTGACAAGGATAAATACGACATCAGAATTCCAGAAGACTTAGATGAAACAGGCAAAAGAGGATACAAAAAACAAGAGAGACTGGACCAGATTGTTCCAGAAAGTGACTACTCACTGCGA GCTTATTGCAGTATTTTGTATCTGAAGCCAACAATGCAGATCATTCTGCGAGGACAGAAAGTGAAAACACAGCTGGTTTCGAAAAGCCTTGCCTTCATTGAACGTGATATATATAGACCAAAATTTCTGAAT GCTAAAACAGTAAGAATTACTTTTGGATTtaactgcagaaacaaagatCATTATGGAATAATGATGTACCATAAAAACAGACTCATCAAAGCTTATGAAAGAGTTGGCTGTCAGTTAAAG GCAAACAACATGGGTGTTGGTGTAGTTGGGATTATTGAATGCAACTTCCTAAAACCAACTCATAATAAACAAGATTTTGACTACACAAATGAATACag actTACAATAGCAGCATTAGGAGAAAAGCTTAATGATTActggaatgaaatgaaaacaaagaaaaatgaagaatatccATTAGCTTTGCCAGTTGAGGAGATACA AAAACAGCCTGATCAGACATGGGTACAGTGTGATGCATGTCTGAAATGGCGGAAGCTGCCAGATGGAATAGAGCACTTGCCAGAAAAGTGGTACTGCTCACTGAACCCTGACCCACAATTCCG GAATTGTAATGTGCCAGAAGAACCAGAAGATGATGACTTAATACATCCTACATATGAGAAGACTTACAAGAAAAA agacagggaaaaactgaagaagCGACTAGAGTACAGCCACCAG ATcaataatgaaatgtttttaaaaacacctgtGACTTCAAGTAAAGACTTCAAAACATTCTCAGCCATGAGTGGAAAGGAAGCTGTTCCAAGATCACTTTTACCAGAAACATCAAATGCTTCTGTCAAAAGACCTCTGCTTCTTTTAAATAGATCAGTATCTTCACCtcattctgattctgataacAG TCTTAAACGGAAGACATCTAGTTGCATGACACCTGTGTCTTTAAAGACACCTCGATTAAATGACAAAACATTCAACAAccatgatgatgatgatgatgatgatgatgaagatgtCATTATTTTAGAGGAGAGCAGTACTCCAAAGCCTTCAGCAGATTCTGATGTTCCTGTAGTAAAAACTGAATGTATTAATCTGGATCAAGAGGAGAAGCAGATAGAAAACTATGATGTCAGGGAACCTTGCAGCGCAGCTACTTCAGAATCAAAAAGTGAACAGTTGACATCATCAACACAGACAGAGCTCCCAAACATAGTTGTTAAAAAGGAAGAGGTGGAAGATGACACCGATATTCAAGTTCCCAGGACAGAGATGGAAACTAAACAGCACAATGTTAATGATGTTTCCGAGACATCTGTAGATTTtggaaatgaactgaaaaatcatCTGCaattattaaacaaagaaaaagaaatgtaccAAAACAAATGTGAAGTATTAACCAAACAAGTAGAAATGCTGGAACAGAGGATTTTAGAAATGAATAATAAGTAcgtaaaaaaagaaatgtgccaTCAGTCAACTGAGACAATTTCTtcatctgaagaagaaaaggttcATGAAAGAAAGTTGGCAGAAGTGACAATTCTCTATGAACAGGCCTTAGAAGAAATAGCAAAACTAAAGGAACAGTGCAGTACCCTGCAGAACTTAAAAACTGAATGCAGCAAGTGTGCTGACGGTGAAAATAAGAGTGAGGTAGAGGAAATTGCTGTGCAACTGGATGATGTTTTCAGGCAACTGGACAAGTGCAGCATTGAGAGAGACAGATATAAAAGCGAG ATTGAACTActagaagtggaaaaaaatcagatttcctgTCAATGTGAAGAACTCAAAGCAGAAATCGCACAGTTAAAAGCTTCGATTCCACAAGCAGTAGCACGTGCAAATGATTCTACCACAAGTAATGTAGAAGACTCTGTAAATTTTTCTGATGGAGAAAG
- the MORC3 gene encoding MORC family CW-type zinc finger protein 3 isoform X3 yields MNSEKLHKMLSFGFSEKSVMNGRVPVGLYGNGFKSGSMRLGKDAIVFTKNGETMSVGLLSQTFLEVTKAEHVMVPIVTFNNERQISDPTESKNSLKAILTHSLFSTEEKLLAELDAVIGKKGTRIIIWNLRRDKNEKTEFDFDKDKYDIRIPEDLDETGKRGYKKQERLDQIVPESDYSLRAYCSILYLKPTMQIILRGQKVKTQLVSKSLAFIERDIYRPKFLNAKTVRITFGFNCRNKDHYGIMMYHKNRLIKAYERVGCQLKANNMGVGVVGIIECNFLKPTHNKQDFDYTNEYRLTIAALGEKLNDYWNEMKTKKNEEYPLALPVEEIQKQPDQTWVQCDACLKWRKLPDGIEHLPEKWYCSLNPDPQFRNCNVPEEPEDDDLIHPTYEKTYKKKDREKLKKRLEYSHQINNEMFLKTPVTSSKDFKTFSAMSGKEAVPRSLLPETSNASVKRPLLLLNRSVSSPHSDSDNSLKRKTSSCMTPVSLKTPRLNDKTFNNHDDDDDDDDEDVIILEESSTPKPSADSDVPVVKTECINLDQEEKQIENYDVREPCSAATSESKSEQLTSSTQTELPNIVVKKEEVEDDTDIQVPRTEMETKQHNVNDVSETSVDFGNELKNHLQLLNKEKEMYQNKCEVLTKQVEMLEQRILEMNNKYVKKEMCHQSTETISSSEEEKVHERKLAEVTILYEQALEEIAKLKEQCSTLQNLKTECSKCADGENKSEVEEIAVQLDDVFRQLDKCSIERDRYKSEIELLEVEKNQISCQCEELKAEIAQLKASIPQAVARANDSTTSNVEDSVNFSDGESLKLRSLRVNVGQLLATIMPDLDLQQVNYDIDVVDEILGQVVEQMHEISST; encoded by the exons ATGAACTCAGAGAAGCTACACAAAATGCTAAG ctttggcttcagtgagaaaTCTGTGATGAATGGCCGTGTTCCAGTGGGACTGTATGGAAATGGGTTTAAATCAGGGTCCATGCGCCTGGGAAAAGATGCAATAGTCTTCACCAAGAATGGAGAAACCATGAGTGTGGGCCTGTTATCTCAGACTTTCCTTGAAGTCACAAAAGCAGAACATGTCATGGTTCCTATAGTGACATTCAACAACGAAC GACAGATCAGTGATCCAACAGAATCCAAAAACAGCCTCAAAGCCATCTTAAcacattctttattttctactgaGGAGAAATTACTGGCAGAGCTAGATGCTGTAatagggaaaaaaggaacaagaattATCATTTGGAATCTTAGAAG agataaaaatgaaaaaacagagtttGACTTTGACAAGGATAAATACGACATCAGAATTCCAGAAGACTTAGATGAAACAGGCAAAAGAGGATACAAAAAACAAGAGAGACTGGACCAGATTGTTCCAGAAAGTGACTACTCACTGCGA GCTTATTGCAGTATTTTGTATCTGAAGCCAACAATGCAGATCATTCTGCGAGGACAGAAAGTGAAAACACAGCTGGTTTCGAAAAGCCTTGCCTTCATTGAACGTGATATATATAGACCAAAATTTCTGAAT GCTAAAACAGTAAGAATTACTTTTGGATTtaactgcagaaacaaagatCATTATGGAATAATGATGTACCATAAAAACAGACTCATCAAAGCTTATGAAAGAGTTGGCTGTCAGTTAAAG GCAAACAACATGGGTGTTGGTGTAGTTGGGATTATTGAATGCAACTTCCTAAAACCAACTCATAATAAACAAGATTTTGACTACACAAATGAATACag actTACAATAGCAGCATTAGGAGAAAAGCTTAATGATTActggaatgaaatgaaaacaaagaaaaatgaagaatatccATTAGCTTTGCCAGTTGAGGAGATACA AAAACAGCCTGATCAGACATGGGTACAGTGTGATGCATGTCTGAAATGGCGGAAGCTGCCAGATGGAATAGAGCACTTGCCAGAAAAGTGGTACTGCTCACTGAACCCTGACCCACAATTCCG GAATTGTAATGTGCCAGAAGAACCAGAAGATGATGACTTAATACATCCTACATATGAGAAGACTTACAAGAAAAA agacagggaaaaactgaagaagCGACTAGAGTACAGCCACCAG ATcaataatgaaatgtttttaaaaacacctgtGACTTCAAGTAAAGACTTCAAAACATTCTCAGCCATGAGTGGAAAGGAAGCTGTTCCAAGATCACTTTTACCAGAAACATCAAATGCTTCTGTCAAAAGACCTCTGCTTCTTTTAAATAGATCAGTATCTTCACCtcattctgattctgataacAG TCTTAAACGGAAGACATCTAGTTGCATGACACCTGTGTCTTTAAAGACACCTCGATTAAATGACAAAACATTCAACAAccatgatgatgatgatgatgatgatgatgaagatgtCATTATTTTAGAGGAGAGCAGTACTCCAAAGCCTTCAGCAGATTCTGATGTTCCTGTAGTAAAAACTGAATGTATTAATCTGGATCAAGAGGAGAAGCAGATAGAAAACTATGATGTCAGGGAACCTTGCAGCGCAGCTACTTCAGAATCAAAAAGTGAACAGTTGACATCATCAACACAGACAGAGCTCCCAAACATAGTTGTTAAAAAGGAAGAGGTGGAAGATGACACCGATATTCAAGTTCCCAGGACAGAGATGGAAACTAAACAGCACAATGTTAATGATGTTTCCGAGACATCTGTAGATTTtggaaatgaactgaaaaatcatCTGCaattattaaacaaagaaaaagaaatgtaccAAAACAAATGTGAAGTATTAACCAAACAAGTAGAAATGCTGGAACAGAGGATTTTAGAAATGAATAATAAGTAcgtaaaaaaagaaatgtgccaTCAGTCAACTGAGACAATTTCTtcatctgaagaagaaaaggttcATGAAAGAAAGTTGGCAGAAGTGACAATTCTCTATGAACAGGCCTTAGAAGAAATAGCAAAACTAAAGGAACAGTGCAGTACCCTGCAGAACTTAAAAACTGAATGCAGCAAGTGTGCTGACGGTGAAAATAAGAGTGAGGTAGAGGAAATTGCTGTGCAACTGGATGATGTTTTCAGGCAACTGGACAAGTGCAGCATTGAGAGAGACAGATATAAAAGCGAG ATTGAACTActagaagtggaaaaaaatcagatttcctgTCAATGTGAAGAACTCAAAGCAGAAATCGCACAGTTAAAAGCTTCGATTCCACAAGCAGTAGCACGTGCAAATGATTCTACCACAAGTAATGTAGAAGACTCTGTAAATTTTTCTGATGGAGAAAG
- the MORC3 gene encoding MORC family CW-type zinc finger protein 3 isoform X4 has translation MNGRVPVGLYGNGFKSGSMRLGKDAIVFTKNGETMSVGLLSQTFLEVTKAEHVMVPIVTFNNERQISDPTESKNSLKAILTHSLFSTEEKLLAELDAVIGKKGTRIIIWNLRRDKNEKTEFDFDKDKYDIRIPEDLDETGKRGYKKQERLDQIVPESDYSLRAYCSILYLKPTMQIILRGQKVKTQLVSKSLAFIERDIYRPKFLNAKTVRITFGFNCRNKDHYGIMMYHKNRLIKAYERVGCQLKANNMGVGVVGIIECNFLKPTHNKQDFDYTNEYRLTIAALGEKLNDYWNEMKTKKNEEYPLALPVEEIQKQPDQTWVQCDACLKWRKLPDGIEHLPEKWYCSLNPDPQFRNCNVPEEPEDDDLIHPTYEKTYKKKDREKLKKRLEYSHQINNEMFLKTPVTSSKDFKTFSAMSGKEAVPRSLLPETSNASVKRPLLLLNRSVSSPHSDSDNSLKRKTSSCMTPVSLKTPRLNDKTFNNHDDDDDDDDEDVIILEESSTPKPSADSDVPVVKTECINLDQEEKQIENYDVREPCSAATSESKSEQLTSSTQTELPNIVVKKEEVEDDTDIQVPRTEMETKQHNVNDVSETSVDFGNELKNHLQLLNKEKEMYQNKCEVLTKQVEMLEQRILEMNNKYVKKEMCHQSTETISSSEEEKVHERKLAEVTILYEQALEEIAKLKEQCSTLQNLKTECSKCADGENKSEVEEIAVQLDDVFRQLDKCSIERDRYKSEIELLEVEKNQISCQCEELKAEIAQLKASIPQAVARANDSTTSNVEDSVNFSDGESLKLRSLRVNVGQLLATIMPDLDLQQVNYDIDVVDEILGQVVEQMHEISST, from the exons ATGAATGGCCGTGTTCCAGTGGGACTGTATGGAAATGGGTTTAAATCAGGGTCCATGCGCCTGGGAAAAGATGCAATAGTCTTCACCAAGAATGGAGAAACCATGAGTGTGGGCCTGTTATCTCAGACTTTCCTTGAAGTCACAAAAGCAGAACATGTCATGGTTCCTATAGTGACATTCAACAACGAAC GACAGATCAGTGATCCAACAGAATCCAAAAACAGCCTCAAAGCCATCTTAAcacattctttattttctactgaGGAGAAATTACTGGCAGAGCTAGATGCTGTAatagggaaaaaaggaacaagaattATCATTTGGAATCTTAGAAG agataaaaatgaaaaaacagagtttGACTTTGACAAGGATAAATACGACATCAGAATTCCAGAAGACTTAGATGAAACAGGCAAAAGAGGATACAAAAAACAAGAGAGACTGGACCAGATTGTTCCAGAAAGTGACTACTCACTGCGA GCTTATTGCAGTATTTTGTATCTGAAGCCAACAATGCAGATCATTCTGCGAGGACAGAAAGTGAAAACACAGCTGGTTTCGAAAAGCCTTGCCTTCATTGAACGTGATATATATAGACCAAAATTTCTGAAT GCTAAAACAGTAAGAATTACTTTTGGATTtaactgcagaaacaaagatCATTATGGAATAATGATGTACCATAAAAACAGACTCATCAAAGCTTATGAAAGAGTTGGCTGTCAGTTAAAG GCAAACAACATGGGTGTTGGTGTAGTTGGGATTATTGAATGCAACTTCCTAAAACCAACTCATAATAAACAAGATTTTGACTACACAAATGAATACag actTACAATAGCAGCATTAGGAGAAAAGCTTAATGATTActggaatgaaatgaaaacaaagaaaaatgaagaatatccATTAGCTTTGCCAGTTGAGGAGATACA AAAACAGCCTGATCAGACATGGGTACAGTGTGATGCATGTCTGAAATGGCGGAAGCTGCCAGATGGAATAGAGCACTTGCCAGAAAAGTGGTACTGCTCACTGAACCCTGACCCACAATTCCG GAATTGTAATGTGCCAGAAGAACCAGAAGATGATGACTTAATACATCCTACATATGAGAAGACTTACAAGAAAAA agacagggaaaaactgaagaagCGACTAGAGTACAGCCACCAG ATcaataatgaaatgtttttaaaaacacctgtGACTTCAAGTAAAGACTTCAAAACATTCTCAGCCATGAGTGGAAAGGAAGCTGTTCCAAGATCACTTTTACCAGAAACATCAAATGCTTCTGTCAAAAGACCTCTGCTTCTTTTAAATAGATCAGTATCTTCACCtcattctgattctgataacAG TCTTAAACGGAAGACATCTAGTTGCATGACACCTGTGTCTTTAAAGACACCTCGATTAAATGACAAAACATTCAACAAccatgatgatgatgatgatgatgatgatgaagatgtCATTATTTTAGAGGAGAGCAGTACTCCAAAGCCTTCAGCAGATTCTGATGTTCCTGTAGTAAAAACTGAATGTATTAATCTGGATCAAGAGGAGAAGCAGATAGAAAACTATGATGTCAGGGAACCTTGCAGCGCAGCTACTTCAGAATCAAAAAGTGAACAGTTGACATCATCAACACAGACAGAGCTCCCAAACATAGTTGTTAAAAAGGAAGAGGTGGAAGATGACACCGATATTCAAGTTCCCAGGACAGAGATGGAAACTAAACAGCACAATGTTAATGATGTTTCCGAGACATCTGTAGATTTtggaaatgaactgaaaaatcatCTGCaattattaaacaaagaaaaagaaatgtaccAAAACAAATGTGAAGTATTAACCAAACAAGTAGAAATGCTGGAACAGAGGATTTTAGAAATGAATAATAAGTAcgtaaaaaaagaaatgtgccaTCAGTCAACTGAGACAATTTCTtcatctgaagaagaaaaggttcATGAAAGAAAGTTGGCAGAAGTGACAATTCTCTATGAACAGGCCTTAGAAGAAATAGCAAAACTAAAGGAACAGTGCAGTACCCTGCAGAACTTAAAAACTGAATGCAGCAAGTGTGCTGACGGTGAAAATAAGAGTGAGGTAGAGGAAATTGCTGTGCAACTGGATGATGTTTTCAGGCAACTGGACAAGTGCAGCATTGAGAGAGACAGATATAAAAGCGAG ATTGAACTActagaagtggaaaaaaatcagatttcctgTCAATGTGAAGAACTCAAAGCAGAAATCGCACAGTTAAAAGCTTCGATTCCACAAGCAGTAGCACGTGCAAATGATTCTACCACAAGTAATGTAGAAGACTCTGTAAATTTTTCTGATGGAGAAAG